The Christensenella timonensis DNA segment ATCCTGTTTAAAATACAGGAGAAAAATATGAATCAATCATAAAAATAATAAGGAGGACACTACAATGTCTGTAATGAATGGAACATTAGAACATGAATCAAAAGGAAAGAGGGCGCTCGCACTGATCGCCTGTATCGCGGCGCCCATATTGCTCGGTTTCCTTTCCTCGGCGCTGTCCGGCGATATGGAAGCAATGTACGATAGCCTTAACTTGCCGCCGCTGTCGCCGCCCAACCAGTTGTTTGGAATTGTCTGGCCCATTATGTACGCGCTGATGGGTATCGCGTTTTATCTCGTGATCCGAGAACATACGGATGCGCATTTGAAGCGCATGGCGGTCGTATTTTACATTATACAGTTGGTCTTGAATATTTTCTGGTCACCCGTATTTTTTGGCGGGGACGCTTTTGTACCGGCCTCGGTGATCATTATCGCGATGGACATCCTCACGGCGATTACAATACGGTATTTCCTAGCGGTGCGGCGTGCAGCCGGATATCTGCTGGTTCCTTATCTGGTTTGGTTGCTTTTTGCGACATATCTGAGTATAGGCGTAGCCGTTCTGAACCCATAACTCTCGCCGCCATGGCAAAAATCCCGTCCAACATCAAACGAAATAGCGAAATTTGTCTATAGCGGCAATCCAAGCCGAAAGCAATCGGATTGCCGCAGGATTTAAGCTTTTGGACGTAGTTTAATTACCGGGATGTCCCGATAATAAATATATCCATGCGTATGTTGGCGATAGGAGGAGGTATTTCTAACAATGAAGTGGTTCTTTATGGTGGTTCGCAGATATTACCACAATGGAAGAATTGAATCGAAAATGATTGACCGGAAAAACTTTGTACGCACCCTGTACCCTGACAATCAGAATCTCTACAGACAGGAATTTTATCCATGCGCAACTTTGGAACGAGCGGTAAAGGTACTTTGCAACAGCGTTTTCCCTGATAAAAAAGAAACGAAAGTCCCCTACAAGTGATGCGATGAAAAATAGGCTATGCGCTGGC contains these protein-coding regions:
- a CDS encoding TspO/MBR family protein, whose protein sequence is MSVMNGTLEHESKGKRALALIACIAAPILLGFLSSALSGDMEAMYDSLNLPPLSPPNQLFGIVWPIMYALMGIAFYLVIREHTDAHLKRMAVVFYIIQLVLNIFWSPVFFGGDAFVPASVIIIAMDILTAITIRYFLAVRRAAGYLLVPYLVWLLFATYLSIGVAVLNP